One Burkholderia sp. 9120 genomic window, GGCGTGCTGTTCGCGTTCTTCCTCTCGTTCGCGCAAGCCGAGTGGCGCGATTGGCTCGCGCGCCGGCCGCGTTTGTCGTGGGCTTGTCTGCCGATCTGGTTTGCGGGCTTCGTCGCGTTGATCGTGCTGCTGTTGCAGCGTGAAGAGCGCTCGCAACAGTTCGCGTGGGCGCTCTTTGCGGTGATGTCGGCGGCGGGAGGGGTGCTGGAGGCGACGCGCTGGAAGGAAATGCGTACGGCGGTGCCGGCGTTTTTTCGCGGTTATGTGAATATGTCCTGGATGGTGCTGGCTGTCGTGAAACCGGACATCGTTGCTTGTGTGGGCGCGGGGTTGATGAGTATCTGGATCATCGAGGGTGTCAGGCGGCGGCGTGGGTTAGCCGGCAACCAAGAATAGTCGGTTATTGCGACATGGTTGCCGCGCGGCGGTCTTATCCAGCAGTCGCTTTCCACCATAGATACGCGCCGGCCGAACCCACCAATAGGGCAGTAGCCGTATAGAAGACGGCTGGCTTTCTCAGCACGTCCAACCTGTCGGCAGGCGCCATTTCTTCGTTGTCCAGGTCGGAGAAATTGATGCCTCGATCTCTCGGAAAGAGGCTAATCAACATCACACCACCCGAGCCGACAAAAAGTACAAGCAGAAGTATCAGTAAAGGTGTTGTCACCTCAAAACCCTCATCGTTTCATCCACCGAACCGTTAAAGGTGGTTTGAGCGTCGGCCATACCTCACTCCAACATCGCAGACAACAGAGAGTGGACGAGCGAGCGAGAGGGCTTTTCATAGTCGATCGCAAGCTCGACTTTCTGGCAGGGAGTAGCGTTCGGCCGCTCAAAATGAACAATGTTGTTAGCATCGAACGTCCCATGCGCGACCGAGCCATCTGCAAAATGGGCACGACACCCTAAACCCTCACAGCTTCCTCTTCCATTGAGAGCAAACCGTATCCAATGGTCACTTGCCGGCGTTTCGTTTATCGATGCGCCGTCTGAACCGAACCCCATGCGAGCCAACTCATGCGCTTCAAAACTCATTGTCATGTCTGACTGGGAAGCGAGCATCACAGGAAGCGGGTAACACTGACATGCACAAACATCACCTTCCAACGCCGCTTGTTTGCCCATTAGGTTCCCTGCCCACCGAGGACCTCGCGGGACGATTTTCCCCATGGAACAGCATGCGGGGCACTCGACAGTTGCGCCAACGAAAGTCAGTTGCGTTCCGTGGTGAGACATGAGAGCAATACCTTCGGTGGCAGCCCCCCGGCTGAAGACTTGTCGCCGACTTTCAGATAACTACGTTTCATCGCCATTTCCATAATTCAGTCATCCGAATAAATATCGCATTCTCGAAGGTATGAGCAATTGAGAATTTGTCAATAGTTGATGTCGAATCGACTTATGCGGATAACACCCATCGGCATCTGAGAAAAATCCGAAAGCCTCTCGGAATTGCCCCAACAACAAAGGGCGCACCACCCGGTGCGCCCTTCGCCTTCCTGCCATCGCGGTACTACCCATCACCGCCCACCAAACCCCTTACACGAGCAACGCTCAAGCCTCCAACTGCTCCAGCACCTTGCCCTTGGTCTCGATCCCAAGAAAATGCACCGCGATCGCCGCAACAAACGGCACAGCCGCGAGAATATAAAACGCGACCTGCAAGTTACCGCCGATCATCGTCTTCGACACGATAGCCGGTGCGAAAATCGCCGCCACCTTCAACCACGCGCCGCCAACGCCGCAGCCCATCGCACGGATACTGGTCGGGTACAACTCCGGCGTGTACACATACGCCGTGATAAACCCGCAAGCCAGGAACCCGAGCGAGAACGCGCAGCACGTCGCCACCACATACACCGACGAATCGTGGAACACGCCGGCCAGCAGCAATGAAATCGCGCATGCCACAAACGACAGATTGATAATCGGCTTGCGTCCCACCTTATCCACCAGCAGCGCGCAGGTCAGCGACCCCACCACGCCCAGCACCGAAGCCGCCACCGCCAGGTTCAGCGCCAGTTGCAGCGGCGCGTGATAGACCGTGCGATAGATCGTCGGCAGCCAGGTCGAGAGACCGTACTGAATGAAGCCGCAGGTCACCCACAGCATCGCCACGGCGAGCGTGCGCTTCAGATACGCCGGACCGAACAGGTCGCTCATACGGCGCTTCGGATGACGATTGACCATCGCTTCGAATTCGGCCGACTGCGTCACCGGCGGCAACGGCCCCTTCGTGGCGCGTTCAAACGCATGCACGGCGGCGTCGGCGTCGGCCATCCGTTCACGTTCGGCGAGCCAGCGCGGCGATTCCGGCACGAGCTTGCGCAACACGAAGAACAGAATCAACGGCATGCCGCCGATAAAGTACATGACCTGCCAGCCGAAACGCGGCACGATCCAGGCGCCCAACGCATTCGACGCGAGCAGCCCGACTGGAAAAACGATTTCATACAACAGCACGAAACGGCCGCGACCATGCGCACGGCTGATCTCGTTGATGTACGTCGCGGCCACCGGCAGTTCGCCGCCGAGCCCCAAACCCTGAATCACGCGCAGCACCAAGAAAGCGGCAAACGTCGGCGCAAAACCGCACGCAATACTGGTAACGCCGATAATCCCCGAGCTCAGCGCAATCGCCCGCACGCGGCCCTTGCGTTCCGCGTACCACGGAAACACGAACGCGCCGATCAGTTGCCCGACCGAACCGGAGCCGATCAGAAAGCCGATCTCCCACGGTGTCAGATGCCACTTCGCGATCAGAATCGGCAGCGTGGCCGCGATGGCGATCACGTCGAAGCCGTCGAAGAACGTCGCGAGTCCGATCAAAATACGCGCGCGCACCTGCATCGCGTTGCCTGGCAAACGCTCCAGACGCGCGATGATCGAGCCCCGGGTGACAGGGCCTGAGACACCGGCGCTGCTGCGGTCCCCCATAGTGTTATCGATAGTTCTCATGCCGTGGTGCCGTCCGTAGATGTGGTTAGGCAAGCGCCGTCGAGGCGTCGGTCAGGGTGGCAAGGTCGATCGTCCGGCCTTGGTTCATCCATTTGCGCGACAGTTTCAGTTCGCGCGGCGTGTTGATGGCGATTACGCCGCGAATCGCGCCGTCTTCCAGATGGAACAGCGTGGCGCGTTTGCCCGGCAAATCGCCGCGTACGGCGAGTTGCGCGTCGGCCGGAATGTCGCCGAGAATTTGCAGATTGACGTCGTACTGATCGGACCAGAACCACGGAATATCCGCGTACGGTTCGAAGTGGCCGAGCAACGCTTTCGCCGTGGAGATCGCCTGGTTCTGCGCATTGGCCCACGATTCGAGCCGCACGCGGCGCTTCAACCACGCGCTCGGATGATTGGCCACGTCGCCGCACGCGAAAATGCGCGGATCGTCGGTCGCGCCGAAATGATCGACCACGATGCCGTCTTCCACCTTCACGCCCGCCGCTTCGGCCAGCGCCGTATGCGGCGTCAGACCGATGCCGCATACGGCGAAATCGGCGTCCAGCGTCGAGCCGTCCGCGAACGTCGCGCGAATCCGGTTGGCGTCGTTCGGATGATCTTCGAGCTTCACGAGCGACGCATTCAGACGCACGTCCACGCCATTCGCGCGATGCAGGTCGAGCAGGAAACTGGAGACCATCGGCGGCAACGAACGCGCACACAGACGTGGCGCGCCTTCGACCACCGACGCTTCCACACCGAGCTTGCGCGCGGTGGCCGCGACTTCGAGGCCGATCCAGCCGCCGCCCACCACCAGCACACGTCGACTCGCACGCAGCCGCTCACCGAGCGCGACGGCTTCGTCGAGCGTGCGCAGATAGGCAATGTGCGAGGTCTTGACGAGCGCGTCCGGCAAACGGCGCGCCGCGCCGCCCGTGGCAATCACCAGACGGTCGTACTGCACTTCGCGGCCCGACTGCGTGCGCACGATACGTTGTTCACGGTCGATCAAGTTCGCGCAATCCGGCTGCCACGCTTCCACGTTCAACGCGTCGAAGTCGTCGGGCTTCACGAGACGCACGGTGTCGATATCCGCTTCGCCGGCCAGCACCGCTTTCGACAACGGCGGGCGTTCGTACGGCAGATGCACTTCGTCGGCGATCATCACGAGACGGCCGTCGAAGCCTTCCTTGCGCAGCGTCTTGACGACCCAGCCGGCCGCCTGTCCGCCGCCGATCACGACGATCGTGCGCGGCGCTTCGAGTCCTTCGTGTGCGGCTTGCGCCTTGGCAACAGCAGCGTCAGTCATTTTTCCGCTCCGTCATGAACTTGCCTTCCGGCGCCTTCGCGTTCTTCTGCCGCCGCGTATTACCGTCGATGCCGCCGTCGATCGCCCATTCGGCGAACACGGTCGGACCCGGTTCGAAGTCACGCGGCTGCCAGTCGGGCGTGAGTTGATCTTCGTCGGCGTAGTACTCGATCAGGCCGCCGGCCGGATTCTGGAAGTACCAGAAGTACGCCGACGACACCGGATGCCGTCCCGGTCCAAGCTGCGTATCCCAACCGCAGCGGCTGATATGCATGCCGCCGCCGAACACTTCGTGGATATCGCGCACGGTGAACGCGACGTGATTCAGACCGCGCTTGCCGCCCGGCAACGCCAGCAGAAAAATGTCGTGGTGGCCGCCGTGCGGCGCGCAACGCATGAACGCGCCGCGGCCCGGATAGCGGTCCGACATCTCGAAGCCGAGCAGTTCCTGATAGAACTTTTCCTGTTCGGCGAGCTGGTTGGTGAAGAACACCACGTGACCGACTTCGACCGGTTCGGCGCGCTCGTAAATCGTCGACGGCTGATCGACGCGCAAGGTTTGCCCCCACACGTTCGACGGCGAGCCGTGAATGTCGAGCGCGCGCTTGCGGGTCACTTCCACGCGAATCGCCATACCGTTCGGATCGATACAGCCGACCGCGTCGTCGGTTTCGAAATGACCCGGTTGACCGGCAAAGCGGCCGCGCAGTGCGTCGAGTTCCGCTTTCGTGGCGACGCCCCAGGTCACTTCGCGCAACGTCGGGCCTTCTTCGAACGCGGGCGGCAGCGACGCGTCATTCGCGTCCACCGCGAGCACCGTGCAACCGTTCAGCGTTTCGAAGCGCGCATGCGTTTCGTCGTGCGCGACTTCCTTCAAGCCCCAGTCCGCGAAAAAGCGGCGGCAGGCGGCCAGATCCGTCACGCCGTAAATAATCTGTTCA contains:
- a CDS encoding PAAR domain-containing protein; amino-acid sequence: MALMSHHGTQLTFVGATVECPACCSMGKIVPRGPRWAGNLMGKQAALEGDVCACQCYPLPVMLASQSDMTMSFEAHELARMGFGSDGASINETPASDHWIRFALNGRGSCEGLGCRAHFADGSVAHGTFDANNIVHFERPNATPCQKVELAIDYEKPSRSLVHSLLSAMLE
- a CDS encoding MFS transporter, encoding MRTIDNTMGDRSSAGVSGPVTRGSIIARLERLPGNAMQVRARILIGLATFFDGFDVIAIAATLPILIAKWHLTPWEIGFLIGSGSVGQLIGAFVFPWYAERKGRVRAIALSSGIIGVTSIACGFAPTFAAFLVLRVIQGLGLGGELPVAATYINEISRAHGRGRFVLLYEIVFPVGLLASNALGAWIVPRFGWQVMYFIGGMPLILFFVLRKLVPESPRWLAERERMADADAAVHAFERATKGPLPPVTQSAEFEAMVNRHPKRRMSDLFGPAYLKRTLAVAMLWVTCGFIQYGLSTWLPTIYRTVYHAPLQLALNLAVAASVLGVVGSLTCALLVDKVGRKPIINLSFVACAISLLLAGVFHDSSVYVVATCCAFSLGFLACGFITAYVYTPELYPTSIRAMGCGVGGAWLKVAAIFAPAIVSKTMIGGNLQVAFYILAAVPFVAAIAVHFLGIETKGKVLEQLEA
- a CDS encoding FAD-dependent oxidoreductase codes for the protein MTDAAVAKAQAAHEGLEAPRTIVVIGGGQAAGWVVKTLRKEGFDGRLVMIADEVHLPYERPPLSKAVLAGEADIDTVRLVKPDDFDALNVEAWQPDCANLIDREQRIVRTQSGREVQYDRLVIATGGAARRLPDALVKTSHIAYLRTLDEAVALGERLRASRRVLVVGGGWIGLEVAATARKLGVEASVVEGAPRLCARSLPPMVSSFLLDLHRANGVDVRLNASLVKLEDHPNDANRIRATFADGSTLDADFAVCGIGLTPHTALAEAAGVKVEDGIVVDHFGATDDPRIFACGDVANHPSAWLKRRVRLESWANAQNQAISTAKALLGHFEPYADIPWFWSDQYDVNLQILGDIPADAQLAVRGDLPGKRATLFHLEDGAIRGVIAINTPRELKLSRKWMNQGRTIDLATLTDASTALA
- a CDS encoding VOC family protein, encoding MTILGIEQIIYGVTDLAACRRFFADWGLKEVAHDETHARFETLNGCTVLAVDANDASLPPAFEEGPTLREVTWGVATKAELDALRGRFAGQPGHFETDDAVGCIDPNGMAIRVEVTRKRALDIHGSPSNVWGQTLRVDQPSTIYERAEPVEVGHVVFFTNQLAEQEKFYQELLGFEMSDRYPGRGAFMRCAPHGGHHDIFLLALPGGKRGLNHVAFTVRDIHEVFGGGMHISRCGWDTQLGPGRHPVSSAYFWYFQNPAGGLIEYYADEDQLTPDWQPRDFEPGPTVFAEWAIDGGIDGNTRRQKNAKAPEGKFMTERKND